Proteins co-encoded in one Scomber scombrus chromosome 14, fScoSco1.1, whole genome shotgun sequence genomic window:
- the LOC133993607 gene encoding odorant receptor 131-2-like gives MLDSNQSQTNITVGLQYQGLLGIVMFSILTSVPCCVFLFINGTMLFTLRSKPVFRETSRYILLYNLLFADTVQMAHSQLMYILAVCRLRLIYPVCGFLIMIASLANNISPLTLVVMSLERYVAVCYPLRHATIITIRNTEAAITVVWGFSSLHILAQVLLLSNVPFEDPQSLQMKDFCGKESMLLDPISDYYDKAFTCFLFVSAGVAVTCNYIGVIIAARSASTDQDSARKSRNTLLLHLVQLGLSLSSTIHNPLLVAVSKVLDRIVIVRIQIVLYVCIIILPRCLSALIYGIRDQTIRPVLVYHLCFQWRRSPLL, from the coding sequence ATGTTGGACTCCAATCAGTCTCAGACCAACATCACTGTTGGACTGCAGTATCAGGGGCTACTGGGAATTGTGATGTTTTCCATTCTGACTTCAGTGCCatgctgtgtgtttctcttcattAATGGGACCATGTTATTCACGTTGAGGAGTAAACCTGTGTTTCGTGAGACCTCCCGTTACATTCTTCTGTATAACCTCCTTTTTGCAGACACTGTACAGATGGCACATAGTCAGTTAATGTATATTCTGGCTGTTTGTAGATTAAGACTGATTTATCCTGTATGTGGTTTTCTCATCATGATCGCCAGTCTTGCAAATAATATCTCTCCTCTCACACTGGTGGTGATGTCTCTGGAGAGATATGTAGCTGTGTGCTACCCACTGAGGCACGctaccatcatcaccatcagaAACACAGAGGCGGCCATCACCGTGGTTTGGGGGTTCAGTTCACTACATATTCTTGCTCAAGTTCTTTTACTATCAAATGTTCCTTTTGAAGATCCACAGAGCCTGCAGATGAAAGACTTTTGTGGCAAAGAAAGTATGTTGCTTGATCCAATATCTGATTATTATGACAAAGCTTtcacttgttttctgtttgtatcaGCTGGTGTGGCAGTGACTTGTAACTATATTGGTGTGATTATAGCAGCCAGGTCGGCCTCCACAGACCAAGACTCAGCCCGTAAGTCTCgtaacacactgctgctgcatctggTGCAGCTGGGCCTCAGTCTCTCTTCTACTATACACAACCCATTGCTTGTAGCTGTCTCAAAAGTCCTAGACAGGATAGTGATTGTCCGCATCCAGATTGtactttatgtgtgtattatcaTCCTCCCCAGATGTCTAAGTGCTCTTATCTATGGAATCAGAGACCAGACCATCAGACCTGTCCTTGTATACCATCTATGCTTTCAGTGGAGACGTTCACCTTTGCTCTAA
- the LOC133993608 gene encoding odorant receptor 131-2-like, whose amino-acid sequence MLDSNQSQTNITVGLQYQGLLGIVMFSILTSVPCCVFLFINGTMLFTLRSKHVFRETSRYILLYNLLFADTVQMAHSQLMYILAVCRLRLTYPVCGFLIMIANISNNISPLTLVLMSLERYVAVCYPLRHATIITTRNTEAAITVVWGFSSLHIFAQVLLLSNFPFEDPQSLQMKDFCGKESMLLDPISDYYNKAFTCFLFVSAGVTVTCNYIGVMITARSASTDKDSARKSRNTLLLHLVQLGLSLSSTIHNPLLVAVSKVLDRIVIVRIQIVLYVCIIILPRCLSSFIYGIRDQTIRPVLVYHLCFQWRRSPLL is encoded by the coding sequence ATGTTGGACTCCAATCAGTCTCAGACCAACATCACTGTTGGACTGCAGTATCAGGGGCTACTGGGAATTGTGATGTTTTCTATTCTGACTTCAGTGCCatgctgtgtgtttctcttcattAATGGGACTATGTTATTCACGTTGAGGAGTAAACATGTGTTTCGTGAGACCTCCCGTTACATTCTTCTGTATAACCTCCTTTTTGCAGACACTGTACAGATGGCACATAGTCAGTTAATGTACATTCTGGCTGTTTGTAGATTAAGACTGACTTATCCTGTATGTGGTTTTCTCATCATGATCGCCAATATCTCAAATAATATCTCTCCTCTCACACTGGTGTTGATGTCTCTGGAGAGATATGTAGCTGTGTGCTACCCACTGAGGCACGctaccatcatcaccaccagaAACACAGAGGCGGCCATCACCGTGGTTTGGGGGTTCAGTTCACTACATATTTTTGCTCAAGTTCTTTTACTATCAAATTTTCCTTTTGAAGATCCACAGAGCCTGCAGATGAAAGACTTTTGTGGCAAAGAAAGTATGTTGCTTGATCCAATATCTGATTATTATAACAAAGCTTtcacttgttttctgtttgtatcaGCTGGTGTGACAGTGACTTGTAACTATATTGGTGTGATGATAACAGCCAGGTCGGCCTCTACAGACAAAGACTCAGCCCGTAAGTCTCgtaacacactgctgctgcatctggTGCAGCTGGGCCTCAGTCTCTCTTCTACTATACACAACCCATTGCTTGTAGCTGTCTCAAAAGTCCTAGACAGGATAGTGATTGTCCGCATCCAGATTGtactttatgtgtgtattatcaTCCTCCCCAGATGTCTAAGTTCTTTTATCTATGGAATCAGAGACCAAACCATCAGACCTGTCCTTGTATACCATCTATGCTTTCAGTGGAGACGTTCACCTTTGCTCTAA